From the Gammaproteobacteria bacterium genome, the window CAGGCTCATGAAGCGATCGGGACTACTGCAAAACGGGATACCGGTCTGTTCCGCAAGTGCCGCGGCCACGCGATCGCCGAACTCCGGATGGGCATTGATACCGGATCCTACCGCTGTGCCACCCTGGGCCAGCTCATGTAATCGTTTTTGCGTGTCCTGCACTCGCCGCAGACCGCCGTCGACCTGGCTCGCCCATGCGCCGATAACCTGGCTCATGCGCACAGGCATGGCATCCATCAGGTGAGTGCGCCCTGTCTTTACGACCCCGTCCAGTGACTCTGCCTTGCGCCGCAGTGTTGCCACCAGGTAAGCCAGGGACGGAATCAGTTCCAGAGCCACCGCGCGAGCAGCACTGACATGAATCGCTGTCGGAATCACATCGTTACTGCTCTGGCACATATTGACGTGATCGTTGGGGTGCACGTCTGCGCCGAGCCGTTCTGTTGCCAGGTGTGCAATTACTTCGTTGGCATTCATGTTCGAGCTCGTGCCCGAACCGGTTTGAAAGACATCGATGGGGAAATGCTCGTAGTGCTGGCCTTCGGCAATTTCCATCGCTGCAGACTGAATGGCACCGGCAATTTTTTCATCCAGCAGACCCAGGTCACGATTGACCCCGGCGGCTGCCCACTTGACGAGCCCGATCGCACTTATGAACGGCGCCGGCATGGTGCGGCCACTGATAGGAAAGTTCTGCACCGCACGCTGGGTCTGTGCCGCCCACAGCGCCGCTGCGGGCACCTCGAGCTCGCCCATGCTGTCCCGCTCCATTCTTACCGATCCTTTAGCCATTGCTGCTCCTGAAAGGGCTTAAGCGAAACGACAATGATACCGCTGTTACGCACTGCCGGATCACTTTTTGGGCTATCATGCGCGCGTGACAGAGACCCAAAAGCCCGACGCACTGACTGCTGTCTCGCCCGTGGACGGGCGCTATGCCACACAGGTGGCGGCCCTGCGGCCCATCTGCAGCGAATACGGGCTACTCCGCTACCGCGTCCGGATCGAGCTGCACTGGCTGGCCCACCTGGGCGCAGCCGGCCTCCTGCCGGAACCGGCAAGCCTCAGCGCGGCGGATATCAATCGCCTTCGCTCGCTGGCGGATGATTTCGATTCACCTGCCGCCCGCCGCATCAAGGAGCTCGAGCGCGAGACAAACCACGACGTCAAGGCGGTCGAATATTTCGTACGGGAATTGCTGGCAACCAATGGCTTTGCCGATGCGACCGGCGAGTTCGTGCATTTCGCCTGCACCTCGGAGGACATCAATAACCTGTCCTACGCATTGATGCTGAGCGAGGCGCGCAGCACGGTCATACAACCGGCTCTCGAGAGTCTCATCGGCATGCTGGAAACCGCTGCCGACACCCACGCAGACGTTGCCATGCTGTCACGAACACATGGTCAGCCGGCCACACCCACGACGCTGGGCAAGGAACTGGCAAATTTTGCCGCGCGTCTGAAGACCACCACCGGCGAGTTTGCTGCTGCACCGATCCTGGGTAAATTCAACGGCGCGGTCGGCAACTACAACGCTCATTATGCCGCCTTGCCAGAAACAGACTGGCCGGCGCTGGCGGAAGAATTCATTGGCAGCCTGGGCCTTGAGATCAATCACTACACGACACAGATCGAACCACATGACTGGATAGCCGCCTACGCCCACGCGCTGATACGCAGCAATAACGTGCTGCTGGACCTGTGCCGCGACGTCTGGGGATATATTTCTCTCGGCTATTTTCGCCAGCGTGTCAAAGCCGGCGAAACCGGTTCGTCGACAATGCCGCACAAGGTCAATCCCATCGACTTCGAAAATGCTGAAGGCAACATTGGCATTGCCAGTGCGACGCTGGGCCACCTGGCCCACAAACTGCCGGTATCGCGCTGGCAACGCGACCTGAGTGACTCGACGGCGCTGCGCAATATTGGTACCGGGCTGGCCCACATGCTGATCGCATGCCAGGCCATCGACCGTGGGTTCAGCAAGCTCGAAGCTGACAAGGAGCGCATCAGTACCGACCTGGATGAGCGCTGGGAGCTTCTGGCCGAACCGATCCAGACAGTAATGCGGCTGCACGGACTGGCTGGTGGCTACGAGGAGCTGAAAGCGATGACGCGCGGCAGGACTATGGACCGCGCCACGATACATGCGTTTATCGAAAAGCTGCAGCTACCTTCGGCTGACCGCGAACGCCTGCTGAAACTCACGCCCGCCAGCTACCTCGGCAATGCCGCCGCTGCGGCCAGGGCTTTGCGCCGCGGCTGACGCGTGGCACTGAAATTTCCTGCAGCGCTTGATGCGGCCGGGTTCCTGGCACAGCATTGGCAACGCACGCCGCTGTACCTGCCGCAGGCCCTGGCGGATTTTTCCCTGCCGGACGCTGACGAGCTTGCCGGTCTGGCCTGCGACGACGACGTCGAATCGCGGCTGGTTTTTTCACCGCCAAATCGCTGGCAGGTGCAGCACGGCCCCTTTGCAGCCGACACCTTCGCGCAGCTACCCGAAACCGGCTGGACCTTACTGGTCCAGGATGTCGACAAGCACCTGCCGGACGTCGCCCGCTTACTCGACGATTTTTCATTCCTGCCACGCTGGCGCATTGACGACATCATGATCAGCTTTGCCGCACCCGGCGGTACCGTTGGGCCGCATGTCGACGAGTACGACGTATTCCTGCTGCAGGTCACCGGCAGCCGCACGTGGCAAACCGGCCCGGCCGATGGCGCCTGTCTGCCCGACCTGCCGCTGAAGGTGCTGGCGAAATTTGATCCGCAGCAAAGCTGGCAGCTGCAGCCGGGAGACATGCTCTATCTGCCACCCGGGATCGCTCACCATGGCCTGGGAGATCGCGAATGCATCACGTGCTCGATCGGATTCCGTGCGCCATCGATGGCCGAAATGACTCTGCGGCGTGCCGAGCATGCTGCCGGTCGCGCCACCGGTCGTTACCACGATGAGGGCCTGGCGCCTGCTGAAGCAGACGACGGCCTGATATCACAGGCTGCGGTTGCCCGAGCCGTGCAGCAACTGGGCGTTTCCGAGCAGATCGACGATGCTGTCGTCTGGTTTGGCAGCCTGGTTACAGAGAACAAGCAGTGGCTTTCACCCGAGCCGCGCATGGTAGACAATTTCGAGCAATGCCGGTCTCGCGGCAGCCTGCTCCGCAAGGAGCCGGCAGTGCGAATGGCGCGCAGCACCTGCGGCGCTCACGGCTGGTTGTTTGTTGACGGCAACTGCATCGCTCTCGACCAGGATGGTGCCGAGCTCGCGCCACAGCTGTGTCGTGGCGCTGCTGTCAGGGTGCCGGCGGCGGCCGGCGCGGCCGATCTGTTGCACCGGTTGTACCTGGACGGCAAGTTATACTTCGACGATGAGCTCTGATGCCTACACCCGGCTGGCACACTGGAACGAAGACCGCGAGCTGATCAGGCGCATCCGCCAGACCGTGTTCGTTATCGAGCAGGAAGTCGACCCGGAGCTGGAGTGGGATGGCCTGGATGCGGAGTGTATCCATGCACTGGCGGGCCCGAGTCCGGCGGATATCGTCGCTACCGGCAGGCTGCAATACGACGGCAAGATCGGACGTATGGCGGTGCTTGCGGCAGCCCGCGGCCAGGGTTTGGGCGCGGCGATCCTCGACCGACTGGTTGAGGCTGCCATCGCGACCGGCCTCGACGAGGTGTACCTGCACGCGCAATCGCACGCGCTGGCGTTTTACGAGCGACACGGTTTTGTTGCGGAAGGCCCCGAGTTCGACGAAGCAAATATTCCACACCGCCTGATGCGGCGCAGCCTGCGAGGAACAAGATGAGCGAAGTATTCACCCGCCCGGTCAGCACCCCCGTTGAGTATTCGAAAGCGGTTGTCGAGCTTGTCAATCACGCCCAACGGACTATCGATGTACTCTCGCCGGAGCTGACACCGGTGGTCTTCAGCACCGCGGAACTGATCGATGCGGCGCGTGCTTTTGCCATTCGCAGCCAGCACACGCTGATGCGAGTGCTGATTCGCAACACAACGCCCTTGACCCGCAACGATCACCGCTTTCTCGACATCGCTCAGCGACTGAGCAGCAAGGTAAAGGTTCGCAAGCTGGCACCAGACTTTCAATGCCGCGATGACGCATTTGTGATTGCCGATGAAGAACAGTTCGTACTGCGGCGGCAGGCCGTAACCTGGAACGGATTTCACGACAGCAGCCGCCCGGAGATTGCCCGCAAGCTGACCGTTGAATTCGAGGAAATGTGGGAACACAGCACAACGGACCCGGGGGTCCGTCGCCTGCATATCTGATTTGATGAGCGCCGGATCGGCCGGCGCAAGCCTGCCCGCGCTAGTCGGTCAGGCCGGCCGAAACGTCAGAGATGACGATGCGCTGTTCTTCGAGCTCCAGGTACTCCAGCCGGCTCTGCATACGGCCGAATTCACGCTCCAGCGTCCGCACCCGGTAGCGTAGCTCCACTACTCGCTCATCGGTTGCTTCTTCGCTCTGCATTTCTGTTTCAGCTTTCTTTACCTCAGACCGATTTGCGTAAATCTCCTTGCGCACGCGATGAATTTCGCGGCCCAGGCGAAAACCGGTCATGAAGTAATGCTCCATTCCTGTCGGGCAGGCACCAGCGTAATTGCGTCCTGCCTTGCCGACTTCGAGCCCGTTCGACAACGTGCAGAAGTAGTCCAGCCCTTCGAGCCTGCCCTGCTGGTAAGCCTGAACATCGGGTGACACACCAAACTCTGCACACTGCTTGCGATGGGTGCCCAGACGCGCCATTGACTGACCCCGCGCCCCATCTTCGAGACCGACCGCATACCAGTCAGCTGACAGGCACTCCGACTGTGTCATCGTGGTTGCACAACCCGTCAGCAATCCGGCCGTTGCAATCGTACATAACATGAAAAGAGTTTGGCGCTTCATTTCGTCGTCCTCGACTGAAAGTTGCCCAACCCTAACCCGGCCTCGCACGGCCATCGCAGACGTGGTTAACAGTTCTACAACATGCGGTGTGCGACAGATCACACGCGTAACTGCAAAACTGAACTTAAGGTAAATGCAGGAGCGCTTGAACGCTATTGGGATGGACAGCGCCGGGCCTGAACATCCAGGTCAACGTCGCCGGCCGGCGCGAATACACTGTAGCAGTCAGCGTGAAGTTCAGAGTCACCGGAGACGACAACTTCACCCGTAATCGAACCTGTCTCGAGATAAAGCGTGCTGTCGAACAGCAGCGCTGCGCCTGCATCCGCAGTGGCAACATGCGATTCACGCAGTGTTACGGTGGAATCAATTACGCGCAGCGTATCTGACCGACCAGCTGCACTGACCCGGTATACCAGTACATTGCGGCAACCGGTAATCATCAGCGCACTCACAGCAACACCCGACCCGGTGCCCGCCAGAACCAGCCCATCGCAGGGCGGTGCCAGGATGATCGGGTCCTGATACACGCCCTCTGCGACCAGCAGGATCCGGCGCTGTGCGGAGTCGCTGTCAGTCCACGGCTGCGACATCGCGCCCGGGGTAAGCCACGCTGCCGGCGAAACTATGGTCAGCGGAAGTCCGACCGCCAGCTCGAAACCATCGTCCAGACCGTCACCATCGGTATCCGGTTCAAGAAAATTGCTACCGAGCAGTAACTCAAGCACGTCAGGCAGCGTGTCAGAATCGGTATCGGTTTGCCGGGCTGCCCCACTGCCGGGGCGCTGCACCGGCGTCAGGAAGCTGTTGCCTGACAGCGTTGGCTCCTGAACAAAGTCGGGATCCACCGCGGCAGTCGGGTCCGTTTCCGGTGACACACCTATGTATACCCGTTGCTCGGCCACAGCGCTCAGACCCACTTCATCGGTCACCGTCCACTGCACCACATAGCGCCCCCGGCTGAACCCGCTGGCCGGCGCATCACTGACTACAACCAGGTCCGCCGGCAGCGAAACGTTGTCGCTGACCTGCGGCGTGCCGAGAAATACCTGCACCGGCTGCGGCGGTACGCCGCGAATAATGACATCCGGCGGGGCCACTATGGATGGAGGTTCCGGTGCGACTACAGTGATTACCAATGACGCTAACTGCGTATTACCGGCCTGGTCACTCGCGCTGAAAGTCACCGTAGTGGCGCCCGGCGGCAGTAACCCTGCCAGGTTACTGACAACCTCCAGCGGACCATCACGATCGTCGACGGCAACGACCTGTTGCAGCACACGCTGTACCGTTGCCGCGTTTACATCAATGCCCTGCCCGTCCGGAGCTTCGACGGTGAAATTATTTGGAAAATCGGCGAATACCGGTGCCGTGACATCAGGCAGCAGTGCCGAGCGGGCACACTTCGTCTGATCGAGCTGCAGCAAAGGTGTTGCCTCGTAAGCGGCAAAGTTGTTGTTACGAAAACGCAGGATTTCGCTGTTCAGGCTTAGATCCATAGTTGTAACGGCTGACACTGGCCCGCCAACGCCGCGCCCGTCGACGGTGCAGTCAGTCATATCATCGATCAACGCTGCTATAACGGCGTAAGTCGGCGCCGGGAGCTGGTTCTCCGTTGCCAGCGCGTTAACCGCGTTGGCAATGCCACCTAACGCCATTGCGTACTGACGCGCATTCAGTGATGCGCCGCGGTCGGGCTGGATCGGGTCTTCCGGTGGCGTAGTAACAATGTCGAAGCCAAACGCATCGATAAAGAAGGATCGGTTCAGGTCGTATACGGCAATGAAATTATCGCCCTGTGTTTCGTACCGTGATTTGCGCAGCAGTGCATCGGTATAGATATTGATTGCGACGATCGATGCGCCCACCGGCAGCAGGGTGGCAAAAACATCGTCGCCGGCGAGCTGCACGGTACGACGCTGCCCGGCGACAGGTTCCGGGTCCGCCTCGTCAACATAGGCCCCGCCCGATGATTCGATCAGCAGTGGCTGGCTGCCAGGAGGCAGCGTCATTGTCCAGTTGCCTGACGCGTCGGTCACGGCTTCGCCAAGCGCAGCGCCTATTTTCTGCCCTCGCGCATCCAGCGAAAAGGCGCGCACGATGGCGCCATTCAACGGTCCCTTGCTGCTGTTGCCACTGATCACCCGGCCGTCGTCGGCACCGGCCGCTACCGGATCATCACCGCTCCCGCAGGCAGCCAGCAGCACGGCCAGCAAGGCAGCAGCCAGTTGACGAACCAGTGTTTTGGGGCCGTAGATCAATGCTCTATCGCTTCTTTTTCTCAGCCGCACCATCTTGCCATACAGCACCAACGCTGCAGGGCAACCGACACCAGGTATGACATGTATGGAAATGGATATATGCCCAGCTTGTTGGTCACGGCCTGCAGTCCCTTGCGCACCCTCGCCGATTGTCCCCTGCTTTGGCCCGCAGGTCCGTGCGCCACATCACAGCAATTAAGTTAACTCAAGCCGCCGGGCATAAAAAAAGGCCCGCCAGATGGCGGGCCTTCGTAGCAGGAGTATTGCCGGCTTAGTTGCCGCCCCCTTCCACCTGGAAGGCTGCTGCGCCAGACACTACCGTGTCGTCCTCTTCCAGCGTGTAGCTCATGCCGGCACCACTGAGGTTGCCGTCAGCGTCGCCGCTGAAGAAGCCGCTGAGGCTGCCGTCGCCGTCATCACTTTCACCTGACATCGAGTCGGTGACCGTAACATCGTCGAACTCACCACCAAATGTCGCGTCGCTGTTGATGTCGACGTCGCGCGCCGAGGCATCCCAGACCTGGCCGGTCTCGTCGAACGACAGACTGACATCAGCATCGGCAGTCTGGCTGGTGAAGTCAGCCGACAGGTTTGCCGAGCCCAGCGTACCAACGTTGCCGTTGTTGTCGGTGGGGTTGGTGTTACCGATCAGCGCGAAGTTGGCGGTACCTTCCGTCGGCAGCTCGACACGAGCGTTGCCGTCAGGACCAGTTACCCAGTGCACGCTGCTGTTGTCGACATCCTGCACTATCTCGCCATTCTCGGACGTGACGTGCACGGCACCGGTCGTCCAGCGACCCCAGTGCAGGCCGGTCGCACCCTGGCGATCCGTGTCGCGACCCATGTTGACCGCCTGGCTGCCATTCTGTTCGATCAGTGCGGTACCGATCGGAGAGTCAGCCGTGAATGCAATCGGGCTGCCGTCTTCGTTGACGACCTTGCCTGACATGCCCTGCGCCGCAGCAGCGGTAAAGGCCTCGTCATCACCCAGCGGGCCGGCAGCATAGGCAACGGCACCACTGTTGCCGTTGAGCGCTTCGCCACCAGAGGTGAGATTTACATCGCTGTCGGTCACAGATGCCACTTCGACATCGGCCTCGGCGTCGTCAGACTCAGCCGCTTCCGGAGCAACCTCGGCTGCCAGCAAGCGGGCAGCAGCAGCTGACTTCTCGGGGCTCGACGCTGCATCGCGCACGAAGCCGAACTGACCTGGATCAAGATCCAGCGCACCGGTGTCGTTACGCAGCGTCACGCCACCGTCGGTCACGCCGACGTAGAGGCCCTGCTGCATGCCGGCACAACCGGTCTCGCAGTAAACCGCAGTGTAGTCAGTGCCACGGATACCGATGGTAGCCACCGGTGTACGTACACGGTAATCCGACTTGTCGGCCTTGCCGATCGCACCGGTAATCGAACGAAAGCCACCCTTGACCAGCGCAAAGAAGCTGCGCGGCTCGCCGGCACTTGCCGTCATGCCGCCCGACGCGGCGGGGAAGTTAAATTGTTCAATAAGAAACTCGGTCTGCGGCCGCAGTGCCAGCAGGCCGCCATCTTCCATGCGCATCTGCACACGGCCGTTGGCAGAAGTTACGATCCTGTCACCGGAGTCAACCGTGCTGCCCTTTGTCAGCGCAGCCCGACTGCCGTCAGGTGATACGACATAAGCCTTGCCGTATACAAACAGCACTTGTCCGGCATCAGCGTGCGCCAAACCCAGTGGCAATGCCACCAGCAGGCACGCAACCGGATAGCGCCAAAATTTAGTGAGAAGCCTGTTCATATCCAATACCCTTTTCCACTCGAAAACGAAATACGCCATTTGTCCCAGATAGCGCAGCAAATTTACAGTAGTTGGGTTAAAACGTCTGTGAGTCCTCTCACATACATTTGAGTATCGTTGTGATTGCACTCACGAATTGAACATTTAGTGCGTTCTGGTTTTACTTAAAGCCACCAGGTCAACGCCAGACGCGGTTAATACTCAAACTTGTTTCTACTCGTTCGAACTCGAATACATCGACATCCGTATCGTTGTTGGTGTACGCCACCAGGTGCGACATAAGCCACTTAGGTGTAATACGCCAGTCCAGTTTGACAGAAAGCTGTGTGAGCGTGTCCTCACGCGGCGCATCAAACTGTTGTTCGAAGAACACAGCATCATAATCGGATTGCAGCAGGCCTGCCGTGAACTGGGCCCTGAATTGCGAACTGAAATTCCATCCGGCGGTGAAGCGCAGCCCGAAGGTGTCGCGGCCGTAGCGGGAGTCTGCCTGCAACGGCTCATCTGTACCGGCCAGCAGGGAACCGCCGAGAGAGCCACGGCCCCCGGCGTAGGTCCAGTTACTGGTTATACCCAGCAAATACTGGTCGACATCCTTTACCTTGAGCTCGTCGCCATATTTGACCTGGCCGATGCGGCCGAGCACGCCCAGCCGAAGGTTTCGGCGCACATTGAAGTCCCACGATCCGGCCAGCGCCAGACCGGCACTGTTGTCGCGGCCATCGACTTCAACCTGGTATCCCTGTAGCCGCAGTGACCGCGTCTGTTTTTCAGTCACATGACGCAAGCCGAGACTGGCATTGCCAATCTGCGAGTTAACAAAGGAAGCATCGGGGTTGTTACGCTGGCGTACACCGAGACGGGTATCCAGCAGCAGGCTCTGACTGAACGGCTTGAGCATCGTTACGCTGCCACCGAACTCGGCAAAGGGGCTCGAGGTTTCACGGCTTTGTTCGATCAGGTCAAAGCCGAGGAAGTTGTCGACGGCAGTGGCGCTGTTGGCGTTGCTGTCATAACCGGCCCGGGTAGACAGACGATATTCCATCCGCAACCGTCGCTGCCGATTGGCAATCAAAGCCAGGTACTGGTCGATAGCGCGACGCGCTGCCGGGGGCGGGTTTTCGTCGCGCAATGCTTCGAACTCCTGCTGCGCTTCGCCAAGGTTTCCGGACGCGTAGTAAGCCCGTGCCAGGTCAAGCCGGGCAGCAGCAAAGCGGGGTTCGGTCGCAATGGCTCGCTGCAGCGCCAGCACCGCCCGCCCCGGTTCGCCGGTTTCCAGCAGCGCCAGCCCGATCAGGTAGTCGTAACGCGGATCGCCAATGTATTGCGCTTCGAGCGGCTCGAGCACACGACGTGCCTCACCATGACGGCCGTCATTAATAAGGGACTGCGCCTGGCGTAACGCCTGCTCGCTGCCCCACGCACTCGTGGCGATCAGCGCCAGCGCAATTACCAGCGCTTTGGTCACCCTGCGCACTCTGCCTGCAATGAAAAACTGCAAAGGTTAAAGCTCCTGCGTTCCCTGGCATGCCGGTAGCCAGGAAGTACCTTCTGGAACAGTTTGTTATTAACCCAAAATGCGGCCGGCCGCCGTGTGATCGCGGTCACAGTATTCTGTTAAGCTGCCCCACTTTCACGGCCCGGCCGCCGGGCCGGGTCTTGCCGGGATTACCGCAGCAGCTGCCGGAAACCGCAAAAACACTGGTATTCTGCCTGCCCCGGCCACAGGCGTCCAACAGGCCCTATGTCTAACAATGCAGGTACCCGCGTTATCGTCGGCATGTCCGGCGGCGTGGATTCATCGGTAGCCGCACTGCTGCTGAAGCAGCAGGGCTACGATGTGCACGGCCTTTACATGTTTAACTGGGACGAGGACGAGCAGGGCTACTGCACGGCGGCTGAAGATTTTCAGGACGCACGCCGTGTTGCCTCCCTCCTGGATATTCCGCTGCACCAGGTCAATTTTGCCGCCGAATATCGCCAGCATGTCTTTGATGTGTTTCTTGAGGGGCTGCAGGCAGG encodes:
- a CDS encoding HYR domain-containing protein, yielding MIYGPKTLVRQLAAALLAVLLAACGSGDDPVAAGADDGRVISGNSSKGPLNGAIVRAFSLDARGQKIGAALGEAVTDASGNWTMTLPPGSQPLLIESSGGAYVDEADPEPVAGQRRTVQLAGDDVFATLLPVGASIVAINIYTDALLRKSRYETQGDNFIAVYDLNRSFFIDAFGFDIVTTPPEDPIQPDRGASLNARQYAMALGGIANAVNALATENQLPAPTYAVIAALIDDMTDCTVDGRGVGGPVSAVTTMDLSLNSEILRFRNNNFAAYEATPLLQLDQTKCARSALLPDVTAPVFADFPNNFTVEAPDGQGIDVNAATVQRVLQQVVAVDDRDGPLEVVSNLAGLLPPGATTVTFSASDQAGNTQLASLVITVVAPEPPSIVAPPDVIIRGVPPQPVQVFLGTPQVSDNVSLPADLVVVSDAPASGFSRGRYVVQWTVTDEVGLSAVAEQRVYIGVSPETDPTAAVDPDFVQEPTLSGNSFLTPVQRPGSGAARQTDTDSDTLPDVLELLLGSNFLEPDTDGDGLDDGFELAVGLPLTIVSPAAWLTPGAMSQPWTDSDSAQRRILLVAEGVYQDPIILAPPCDGLVLAGTGSGVAVSALMITGCRNVLVYRVSAAGRSDTLRVIDSTVTLRESHVATADAGAALLFDSTLYLETGSITGEVVVSGDSELHADCYSVFAPAGDVDLDVQARRCPSQ
- a CDS encoding class II fumarate hydratase — encoded protein: MAKGSVRMERDSMGELEVPAAALWAAQTQRAVQNFPISGRTMPAPFISAIGLVKWAAAGVNRDLGLLDEKIAGAIQSAAMEIAEGQHYEHFPIDVFQTGSGTSSNMNANEVIAHLATERLGADVHPNDHVNMCQSSNDVIPTAIHVSAARAVALELIPSLAYLVATLRRKAESLDGVVKTGRTHLMDAMPVRMSQVIGAWASQVDGGLRRVQDTQKRLHELAQGGTAVGSGINAHPEFGDRVAAALAEQTGIPFCSSPDRFMSLATQDTAVELSGQLKSIAVALMKISNDLRWMNSGPLAGLAEIKLPALQPGSSIMPGKVNPVVPEAVTMVAAQVIGNDATITVGGQAGNFELNVMLPVIADNLLDSLNILANSSRILADSAIEGFTVNEEVLAEALQKNPILVTALNAVIGYDLGAATAKKAYAEGRPILDVAKETTDLSEDELKRLLDPEKLTRGGIQG
- a CDS encoding cupin domain-containing protein, which produces MALKFPAALDAAGFLAQHWQRTPLYLPQALADFSLPDADELAGLACDDDVESRLVFSPPNRWQVQHGPFAADTFAQLPETGWTLLVQDVDKHLPDVARLLDDFSFLPRWRIDDIMISFAAPGGTVGPHVDEYDVFLLQVTGSRTWQTGPADGACLPDLPLKVLAKFDPQQSWQLQPGDMLYLPPGIAHHGLGDRECITCSIGFRAPSMAEMTLRRAEHAAGRATGRYHDEGLAPAEADDGLISQAAVARAVQQLGVSEQIDDAVVWFGSLVTENKQWLSPEPRMVDNFEQCRSRGSLLRKEPAVRMARSTCGAHGWLFVDGNCIALDQDGAELAPQLCRGAAVRVPAAAGAADLLHRLYLDGKLYFDDEL
- a CDS encoding tetratricopeptide repeat protein yields the protein MTKALVIALALIATSAWGSEQALRQAQSLINDGRHGEARRVLEPLEAQYIGDPRYDYLIGLALLETGEPGRAVLALQRAIATEPRFAAARLDLARAYYASGNLGEAQQEFEALRDENPPPAARRAIDQYLALIANRQRRLRMEYRLSTRAGYDSNANSATAVDNFLGFDLIEQSRETSSPFAEFGGSVTMLKPFSQSLLLDTRLGVRQRNNPDASFVNSQIGNASLGLRHVTEKQTRSLRLQGYQVEVDGRDNSAGLALAGSWDFNVRRNLRLGVLGRIGQVKYGDELKVKDVDQYLLGITSNWTYAGGRGSLGGSLLAGTDEPLQADSRYGRDTFGLRFTAGWNFSSQFRAQFTAGLLQSDYDAVFFEQQFDAPREDTLTQLSVKLDWRITPKWLMSHLVAYTNNDTDVDVFEFERVETSLSINRVWR
- a CDS encoding GNAT family N-acetyltransferase, encoding MSSDAYTRLAHWNEDRELIRRIRQTVFVIEQEVDPELEWDGLDAECIHALAGPSPADIVATGRLQYDGKIGRMAVLAAARGQGLGAAILDRLVEAAIATGLDEVYLHAQSHALAFYERHGFVAEGPEFDEANIPHRLMRRSLRGTR
- the purB gene encoding adenylosuccinate lyase — its product is MTAVSPVDGRYATQVAALRPICSEYGLLRYRVRIELHWLAHLGAAGLLPEPASLSAADINRLRSLADDFDSPAARRIKELERETNHDVKAVEYFVRELLATNGFADATGEFVHFACTSEDINNLSYALMLSEARSTVIQPALESLIGMLETAADTHADVAMLSRTHGQPATPTTLGKELANFAARLKTTTGEFAAAPILGKFNGAVGNYNAHYAALPETDWPALAEEFIGSLGLEINHYTTQIEPHDWIAAYAHALIRSNNVLLDLCRDVWGYISLGYFRQRVKAGETGSSTMPHKVNPIDFENAEGNIGIASATLGHLAHKLPVSRWQRDLSDSTALRNIGTGLAHMLIACQAIDRGFSKLEADKERISTDLDERWELLAEPIQTVMRLHGLAGGYEELKAMTRGRTMDRATIHAFIEKLQLPSADRERLLKLTPASYLGNAAAAARALRRG
- a CDS encoding FecR domain-containing protein produces the protein MNRLLTKFWRYPVACLLVALPLGLAHADAGQVLFVYGKAYVVSPDGSRAALTKGSTVDSGDRIVTSANGRVQMRMEDGGLLALRPQTEFLIEQFNFPAASGGMTASAGEPRSFFALVKGGFRSITGAIGKADKSDYRVRTPVATIGIRGTDYTAVYCETGCAGMQQGLYVGVTDGGVTLRNDTGALDLDPGQFGFVRDAASSPEKSAAAARLLAAEVAPEAAESDDAEADVEVASVTDSDVNLTSGGEALNGNSGAVAYAAGPLGDDEAFTAAAAQGMSGKVVNEDGSPIAFTADSPIGTALIEQNGSQAVNMGRDTDRQGATGLHWGRWTTGAVHVTSENGEIVQDVDNSSVHWVTGPDGNARVELPTEGTANFALIGNTNPTDNNGNVGTLGSANLSADFTSQTADADVSLSFDETGQVWDASARDVDINSDATFGGEFDDVTVTDSMSGESDDGDGSLSGFFSGDADGNLSGAGMSYTLEEDDTVVSGAAAFQVEGGGN
- a CDS encoding DUF2799 domain-containing protein, with product MKRQTLFMLCTIATAGLLTGCATTMTQSECLSADWYAVGLEDGARGQSMARLGTHRKQCAEFGVSPDVQAYQQGRLEGLDYFCTLSNGLEVGKAGRNYAGACPTGMEHYFMTGFRLGREIHRVRKEIYANRSEVKKAETEMQSEEATDERVVELRYRVRTLEREFGRMQSRLEYLELEEQRIVISDVSAGLTD